In Streptomyces chartreusis, the following proteins share a genomic window:
- a CDS encoding flavin reductase family protein — protein MNSASAELDHAAVRSGHEPVRPDRLREVMSRFATGVTVLTVGGEHLHAMTANAFSSVSLDPPAVLCSVGHSAVMHDALTAAGRFAVNILGAHQEPVARHFADKSRTLGAAQFERVDWRAGEHTGAPVLDDSVAWLECELTESHAFGDHTIFIGTVLATGQGVAGEELLFVNGRFGRPATAS, from the coding sequence ATGAATTCCGCGTCCGCCGAACTCGATCACGCTGCCGTGCGTTCCGGTCACGAACCGGTACGGCCGGACCGGCTGCGGGAGGTGATGTCCCGCTTCGCCACCGGCGTCACGGTCCTCACCGTGGGCGGCGAACACCTGCACGCCATGACGGCGAACGCCTTCAGCTCGGTCTCCCTCGACCCCCCGGCGGTGCTGTGCAGCGTCGGCCACAGCGCGGTCATGCACGACGCGCTCACCGCGGCCGGCCGGTTCGCCGTGAACATACTCGGCGCCCACCAGGAGCCGGTCGCCCGGCACTTCGCCGACAAGAGCCGCACGCTGGGTGCCGCCCAGTTCGAGCGGGTGGACTGGCGGGCCGGCGAGCACACGGGGGCGCCGGTCCTCGACGACTCGGTGGCATGGCTGGAGTGCGAGCTGACCGAGTCGCACGCCTTCGGCGACCACACCATCTTCATCGGCACCGTGCTGGCGACGGGCCAGGGCGTCGCGGGCGAGGAGCTGCTGTTCGTCAACGGCCGCTTCGGCAGGCCTGCCACCGCCTCCTGA
- a CDS encoding aspartate aminotransferase family protein, with the protein MTETSAAAAERELAEPYLRQVLDTAGLAVEYVRAAGNTLYVLDDDGAEIPVVDFAGGYGSVLLGHHHPEITEYARRLLAEHTPIHAQFSRHPYANRLAAELNRIIARELADDEPYYAIFGNSGAESVEAAVKHAELDRGIRISELLGTVDAELAAARAAAADGSATVHGEAAARLGVALAADDNDAVRLLEAAIRQRNEETAGAPPLFLALEGGFHGKLAGSVQLTHNEGYRLPFKSLAAQARFVPRDSPEDLNAVYARERRVLLGLSTDNGRITVTEHEFPVFCAFLVEPVQGEGGIRVLSREFARAIQEFCERIDCPLVVDEIQSGMGRTGTLLASSRIGLRGDYYTLAKTLGGGIAKASVMLVREKRYRRDFEIVHSSTFAKDSFSCHIALKVLELLERDGGAAYRQAEERGAALRAKLDALRAEFPDVVADVRGDGLMQGLEFHDQSDSSSPELSQIAQSGLFGYFLAGHLLRRHRVRTFPTASAVGTLRFEPSIYVTDDELGQLYAGLRDVCTLLRKQAGDELIGVGR; encoded by the coding sequence ATGACTGAGACCTCCGCCGCAGCCGCGGAACGCGAACTCGCCGAGCCCTATCTCCGCCAGGTACTCGACACCGCGGGCCTGGCCGTGGAATACGTGCGCGCCGCGGGAAACACCCTGTACGTGCTGGACGACGACGGGGCCGAGATCCCGGTCGTGGACTTCGCCGGCGGATACGGCTCGGTGCTGCTCGGCCACCATCACCCGGAGATCACCGAGTACGCCCGGCGGCTGCTCGCCGAACATACCCCGATCCACGCGCAGTTCTCGCGCCACCCCTACGCGAACCGGCTGGCCGCCGAACTGAACCGCATCATCGCGCGTGAACTCGCCGACGACGAGCCTTATTACGCCATCTTCGGCAACAGTGGCGCGGAATCGGTGGAAGCCGCCGTCAAGCACGCCGAACTGGACCGGGGCATACGGATATCCGAGCTGCTCGGCACCGTCGACGCCGAACTGGCCGCGGCGCGTGCCGCCGCGGCGGACGGGTCGGCCACGGTCCACGGGGAGGCGGCCGCCCGGCTCGGGGTCGCCCTGGCCGCCGACGACAACGATGCCGTACGCCTCCTGGAGGCGGCGATCAGGCAGCGCAACGAGGAGACCGCCGGTGCCCCGCCGCTGTTCCTCGCCCTGGAGGGCGGCTTCCACGGCAAGCTCGCCGGGAGTGTGCAGCTGACCCACAACGAGGGCTACCGGCTGCCCTTCAAGTCCCTCGCCGCGCAGGCCCGGTTCGTGCCGCGGGACAGCCCCGAGGACCTGAACGCCGTGTACGCGCGCGAGCGCCGGGTGCTGCTCGGCCTGAGCACCGACAACGGCAGGATCACGGTGACGGAGCACGAGTTCCCGGTGTTCTGCGCCTTCCTCGTCGAGCCCGTGCAGGGCGAGGGCGGAATCCGGGTGCTGTCCCGCGAGTTCGCCCGGGCGATCCAGGAGTTCTGCGAGCGCATCGACTGCCCGCTCGTCGTCGACGAGATCCAGAGCGGAATGGGCCGTACCGGAACTCTGCTCGCCAGTTCCCGGATCGGGCTGCGCGGTGACTACTACACCCTCGCCAAGACGCTCGGCGGCGGCATAGCGAAGGCGTCCGTGATGCTGGTGCGCGAAAAGCGCTACCGGCGGGATTTCGAGATCGTGCACAGCTCGACCTTCGCCAAGGACAGCTTCTCCTGCCACATCGCGCTGAAGGTCCTCGAACTCCTGGAAAGGGACGGCGGAGCGGCGTACCGGCAGGCCGAGGAGCGCGGGGCGGCGCTGCGCGCGAAACTCGACGCGCTGCGGGCGGAATTCCCCGACGTGGTGGCGGACGTGCGCGGGGACGGGCTCATGCAGGGCCTGGAATTCCACGACCAGTCCGACTCGTCGTCGCCGGAGCTGAGCCAGATCGCGCAGAGCGGCCTGTTCGGCTATTTCCTGGCGGGCCATCTGCTGCGCCGGCACCGGGTGCGGACGTTCCCGACGGCGAGTGCGGTCGGAACGTTGCGTTTCGAGCCCTCGATTTATGTCACAGACGACGAGCTGGGTCAGTTGTACGCCGGGCTGCGTGACGTGTGCACACTGTTGCGCAAGCAGGCCGGCGACGAACTCATCGGCGTCGGCCGCTGA
- a CDS encoding BTAD domain-containing putative transcriptional regulator: protein MHFRILGPLEIENPDGLVDLGGHRQRAVLAYLLLQANQVVSTSQLLSALWADDDAPMTARKILQNAVWKLRGVLSRPSRAEQGPELLTRAPGYLLRVPQQRVDLLDYQQRVVTGRAALAAGEVERARRSLGEALALWRGPVLSDLVEEGICWPELTALQNRRLDVMEDHFEAALACGRHQSVLPDIESLVAAEPLRERASGQLMVALYRCGRQAEALAVFGRVRSALVDGLGLEPGRELHRLQQAILTQDPTLEAPRTAGTWERAHLAPANRGAQPPADSPAGPATAPTPALPALQAPELSASAEPVTIPPAPVAPAPRIPSPATHESRTASVVMLRFGLGGELGRVLAEDRDRVLDVLTQIAREKTELHGGRVTSVLGSTVLAVFADGADPADIAERAVRTAAAVRDSLSVPTGTLTPPQAAVRGLTVHAAVASGEARLPRRPCADSPSPWGGGRLVDTCRTMLDHVQAGEIHVCDETRRHGERAAAFRRACASALAPWELHALHDEAADQPWSRADAGVHVSELELMQHTLLHTRQRSAAHLITLIQGSGRARTRLLMEFQRRVEEGHRGHVRVLAGTVPPPRTGDPLAVPAEILAAYCGIEPDTSEAHATARLRATLDGLGPADGADLYAPLARLLSPCPTTVTAAGTGEVLRAWGKFLARAARKQPLVLIWDDLQHADDALLDVVERLTQTHAGVPLLNVVGADSGLPDRRPGWATAHPRTVTLSLSPEAGDALDRLLESLLPPLRESEVA, encoded by the coding sequence ATGCATTTCCGAATACTGGGACCACTGGAAATAGAGAATCCGGACGGCCTGGTGGACCTGGGCGGGCACAGACAGCGCGCGGTGCTGGCGTATCTGCTCTTACAGGCGAACCAGGTGGTGTCCACCAGCCAGTTGCTGTCCGCCCTGTGGGCCGACGACGACGCGCCGATGACCGCGCGCAAGATCCTCCAGAACGCCGTGTGGAAGCTGCGCGGCGTGCTGTCGCGGCCGTCCAGGGCCGAGCAGGGCCCCGAGCTGCTGACCCGTGCGCCCGGCTATCTGCTGCGCGTGCCCCAGCAGCGCGTCGACCTGCTCGACTACCAGCAGCGGGTGGTGACCGGGCGGGCCGCGCTGGCGGCGGGCGAGGTGGAGCGTGCCCGCCGCTCGCTCGGCGAGGCGCTGGCGCTGTGGCGCGGGCCCGTCCTGTCCGACCTGGTGGAGGAGGGCATCTGCTGGCCGGAGCTGACGGCGCTGCAGAACCGGCGGCTCGATGTCATGGAGGATCACTTCGAGGCCGCCCTCGCCTGCGGCCGGCACCAGTCGGTGCTGCCCGACATCGAGAGCCTGGTGGCCGCGGAGCCGCTGCGGGAGCGCGCCTCGGGGCAGTTGATGGTGGCGCTGTACCGGTGCGGACGGCAGGCGGAGGCGCTGGCGGTGTTCGGCCGGGTGCGCTCCGCGCTGGTGGACGGGCTCGGACTGGAGCCGGGGCGCGAACTGCACCGGCTCCAGCAGGCGATCCTCACCCAGGACCCCACGCTGGAGGCACCCCGCACGGCGGGCACCTGGGAGCGGGCCCACCTCGCCCCGGCGAACCGGGGTGCGCAGCCGCCCGCCGATTCCCCGGCCGGGCCGGCCACCGCGCCGACGCCCGCCCTGCCCGCACTCCAGGCTCCCGAGCTCTCGGCGTCCGCCGAACCGGTCACCATCCCCCCGGCACCGGTCGCACCCGCCCCCAGGATCCCCTCCCCCGCCACGCACGAGTCCCGTACCGCCAGCGTGGTCATGCTGCGCTTCGGGCTCGGCGGGGAGCTGGGGCGGGTGCTGGCCGAGGACCGGGACCGGGTGCTCGACGTGCTGACGCAGATCGCCCGGGAGAAGACCGAACTGCACGGCGGCCGGGTGACGTCCGTGCTCGGATCGACGGTCCTCGCCGTGTTCGCCGACGGCGCGGACCCGGCCGACATCGCCGAGCGAGCGGTCCGTACCGCCGCCGCCGTCCGTGACAGCCTCAGTGTCCCCACCGGCACGCTGACCCCGCCGCAGGCCGCCGTGCGCGGACTGACCGTGCACGCGGCCGTGGCCTCCGGGGAGGCCCGGCTGCCGCGCCGGCCCTGCGCCGACTCGCCGTCGCCCTGGGGCGGTGGCCGGCTCGTCGACACCTGCCGGACGATGCTCGACCATGTGCAGGCCGGGGAGATCCACGTCTGCGACGAGACCCGCCGGCACGGCGAGCGGGCGGCGGCGTTCCGGCGGGCCTGTGCCTCCGCCCTCGCCCCGTGGGAGCTGCACGCGCTGCACGACGAGGCCGCGGACCAGCCGTGGAGCCGGGCCGACGCCGGTGTCCACGTCAGCGAACTGGAGCTGATGCAGCACACGCTGCTGCACACCCGGCAGCGTTCGGCGGCGCACCTGATCACCCTCATCCAGGGCTCCGGCCGGGCCAGGACACGGCTGCTCATGGAGTTCCAGCGGCGGGTCGAGGAGGGCCACCGCGGACATGTGCGGGTGCTGGCCGGCACGGTCCCGCCGCCGCGCACCGGCGATCCGCTGGCGGTGCCTGCGGAGATCCTGGCCGCCTACTGCGGCATCGAGCCGGACACCTCCGAGGCCCACGCGACGGCGCGGCTGCGGGCCACGCTCGACGGCCTCGGCCCGGCCGACGGGGCGGACCTGTACGCGCCCCTGGCCCGGCTGCTGTCGCCCTGCCCGACGACCGTGACGGCGGCGGGGACCGGTGAAGTGCTGCGGGCGTGGGGGAAGTTCCTCGCGCGGGCGGCGCGCAAGCAGCCGCTGGTGCTGATCTGGGACGACCTCCAGCACGCCGACGACGCGCTGCTGGACGTGGTGGAGCGGCTGACGCAGACCCATGCGGGCGTGCCGCTGCTCAATGTCGTCGGCGCGGACTCCGGGCTGCCGGACCGGCGTCCGGGCTGGGCCACCGCGCACCCGCGCACGGTGACCCTGAGCCTGAGCCCGGAGGCCGGCGACGCCCTGGACCGGCTACTGGAGTCCCTGCTTCCGCCGCTGCGGGAGTCCGAGGTCGCCTGA